In Treponema denticola, one genomic interval encodes:
- the prtP gene encoding dentilisin complex serine proteinase subunit PrtP, with product MKRFFYLLTALAVILSSCSFGIKTPESSKHEKIKESLNIDIPALTEKGLEDIVEGSFIVKTASNFDKTLFGKEGFEVRGFVSLRGEDIRYWNIHKEGNAKKNLSRVLFIKGVLSAEYDYKVEEPKYTKGPISQGKQPIEAMGLLNGDYLNDPIANNSDYGLKITEALRAYKDVGYENKQVVVGIIDTGINMEHRDFKDDSNKSIVLYAKSAATDKTGKTYVGDGNAFTEIPIGENWDHGEHGTHCSGTIAARGDNHVGIAGVAWKNTKIISYQGLGIKDGGRTWAIYGAMADLVDTVEILRKPKADRSAEEIDALPSYLKDTDYQITQKTVPVNMSLGGSYGTEFAFAVLTNAVKNDVLPVIAMGNEGRYTAAYPAAFPGVLAVGATTAQDKQKDFSNNGAWISISAPGDGVMSCNVHGDDSYQSMSGTSMATPFITGTIGYLLSFDNARNLTPYQIKTLLERTADKIDGMGEFDERYGYGRVNVFKAAKAVKDGGSEIPAPNDIYSEAEIRVKVTNKGQAVSGNKITLIDSVTKAPLAFVADLNDQSPVVFKGLIKGRQYSVYTNFAGEAKEKTFTVTDTDQNITIAFNKEIVWVSTVPSLHYNGGKDKTDTQIAVFEEKADGSPDFDNPVIKYDQGELDTTYFVAMPGKKYYVLITGYIDSKKVFHGGNYAVKIGDTALNPDGEGITDGARTAAENDSHEPDNDPTQAKAKGDAWNKTFACNLVSPGKDADGNDKPDYDFFYIELP from the coding sequence ATGAAACGATTTTTTTATTTGCTAACGGCCTTAGCCGTTATACTGTCCTCATGCTCTTTCGGAATAAAGACTCCCGAAAGTTCAAAGCATGAAAAAATTAAGGAAAGTTTAAATATAGACATTCCTGCCCTTACCGAAAAAGGACTTGAAGATATTGTAGAAGGTTCTTTTATCGTAAAAACTGCCTCAAATTTTGACAAAACCCTTTTTGGAAAAGAAGGCTTTGAAGTTAGAGGTTTTGTTTCCCTTAGAGGCGAAGATATCCGATATTGGAACATCCACAAGGAAGGAAATGCAAAAAAGAACCTTTCAAGGGTACTTTTTATTAAGGGAGTTCTTTCAGCCGAATATGATTATAAGGTTGAAGAACCTAAATATACCAAAGGCCCAATTTCTCAAGGTAAACAGCCTATAGAAGCTATGGGACTCCTCAATGGAGATTACCTTAATGACCCCATAGCCAATAATTCGGATTACGGGCTTAAGATAACCGAAGCTTTAAGAGCCTATAAGGATGTGGGCTACGAGAATAAACAGGTAGTTGTAGGCATTATCGATACCGGTATTAACATGGAGCATAGAGATTTTAAAGACGATAGCAACAAATCTATCGTGCTTTATGCAAAATCCGCCGCAACCGACAAGACAGGAAAGACTTATGTAGGAGACGGAAACGCCTTTACAGAAATACCCATAGGCGAAAACTGGGACCATGGAGAACACGGTACTCACTGTTCGGGTACCATAGCAGCTCGCGGTGATAACCATGTGGGTATTGCAGGCGTTGCATGGAAAAATACAAAAATTATCTCTTATCAAGGCTTAGGTATTAAAGACGGCGGAAGAACTTGGGCTATTTACGGTGCAATGGCAGACCTCGTAGATACCGTAGAAATTTTGCGTAAACCTAAGGCAGACCGCTCAGCTGAAGAAATTGATGCTCTCCCCTCCTATCTTAAAGATACCGACTATCAAATTACCCAAAAAACTGTTCCTGTAAATATGAGTTTGGGAGGTTCATACGGCACCGAATTCGCATTTGCTGTTCTAACCAATGCCGTAAAAAATGATGTTCTTCCCGTAATCGCTATGGGAAATGAAGGCCGCTATACTGCAGCTTACCCTGCCGCCTTCCCCGGCGTACTTGCAGTAGGAGCTACTACGGCACAAGATAAGCAAAAAGACTTTAGCAATAATGGGGCATGGATAAGTATTTCCGCCCCCGGCGACGGAGTTATGTCTTGTAATGTACACGGAGATGATTCTTACCAGAGTATGAGCGGTACATCCATGGCTACTCCCTTTATAACCGGAACCATAGGCTATCTTTTATCCTTCGATAATGCCCGTAATTTGACACCCTATCAGATTAAGACCTTACTCGAAAGGACTGCCGATAAGATTGACGGAATGGGTGAGTTTGATGAACGCTACGGTTACGGACGGGTCAATGTGTTCAAGGCAGCCAAGGCTGTAAAAGACGGCGGTTCTGAAATTCCTGCTCCAAATGACATCTATAGTGAGGCGGAAATAAGGGTTAAAGTAACCAATAAGGGACAAGCGGTATCGGGAAACAAAATCACCTTAATTGATAGCGTTACTAAAGCCCCTCTTGCCTTTGTTGCCGATTTGAATGACCAGTCCCCTGTCGTTTTTAAAGGTCTTATCAAAGGCAGACAGTACTCCGTTTATACAAATTTTGCCGGAGAAGCTAAAGAAAAAACATTTACGGTAACAGACACGGATCAAAACATTACTATAGCTTTTAATAAGGAAATCGTATGGGTTTCTACGGTGCCTTCTTTGCATTATAACGGCGGTAAAGACAAAACCGATACTCAAATTGCAGTTTTTGAAGAAAAAGCCGACGGTTCGCCTGATTTCGATAACCCTGTTATTAAATATGACCAAGGTGAGCTTGATACAACCTATTTTGTTGCAATGCCCGGTAAAAAGTACTATGTGCTTATTACAGGTTATATTGATTCGAAGAAGGTTTTCCATGGTGGTAACTATGCGGTAAAGATCGGAGATACAGCTCTTAATCCTGACGGTGAAGGTATTACCGACGGAGCCCGTACTGCAGCTGAGAACGATAGCCATGAACCGGATAATGATCCTACCCAAGCTAAGGCAAAGGGTGATGCATGGAATAAGACATTCGCCTGCAACTTGGTTTCTCCCGGTAAGGATGCGGATGGCAATGATAAGCCGGATTATGACTTTTTCTATATTGAATTGCCGTAA